One Actinomycetota bacterium DNA window includes the following coding sequences:
- a CDS encoding DUF192 domain-containing protein yields MPGRAPRHRRFSALVLGSLAGVIQIRVGGLLLASLLLASCVGSDLAPPAPMSPSPTGASAAASLLTVPPLHPSVDGYPETIVLLRSPDGDEEVTLPVKVAATAETRRHGLMEVRELPAGTGMLFAFPGERAGGFWMFNTHVALDIAFVDAAGRIGTILAMQPCPQPSAGRSCPTYAPDHGYTAALEVAQGWFASVGVTAGWLMEADMSAVSVG; encoded by the coding sequence GTGCCGGGGCGCGCGCCCCGGCACCGCCGCTTCTCGGCGCTGGTCCTGGGTAGCCTCGCCGGCGTGATCCAGATCCGCGTCGGTGGGCTGCTGCTGGCTTCGCTGCTGCTGGCATCGTGCGTGGGCAGCGACCTCGCACCACCGGCGCCGATGTCGCCCTCTCCGACGGGCGCGTCCGCGGCCGCCAGCCTTCTCACCGTCCCGCCGCTGCACCCCAGCGTCGACGGGTACCCCGAGACAATCGTGCTCCTGCGTAGCCCCGACGGCGACGAGGAGGTCACGTTGCCGGTCAAGGTGGCCGCGACCGCCGAGACCCGGCGCCACGGGCTCATGGAGGTGCGTGAGCTACCGGCGGGGACGGGCATGCTGTTCGCGTTCCCCGGGGAGCGCGCGGGGGGCTTCTGGATGTTCAACACGCACGTCGCGCTGGACATCGCCTTCGTCGATGCCGCTGGCCGGATCGGCACGATCCTGGCGATGCAGCCCTGTCCGCAACCGTCCGCCGGGCGCAGCTGCCCCACCTACGCCCCCGACCACGGCTACACCGCCGCGCTCGAGGTGGCGCAGGGTTGGTTCGCCTCCGTCGGCGTCACCGCCGGGTGGCTCATGGAGGCGGACATGAGCGCCGTGTCGGTCGGGTAG
- a CDS encoding DUF192 domain-containing protein, giving the protein MHRHVVAVLATSVALFSAACSSEGPAPAPSAQPLGDRPTVAAATSLPPLSPELDALPRSEVTVVSLEGPEARVPVRVAAGRSAATLGLPGVSQLPDGVGVLVRFEDRAAPYAPETLGAPVDAVFVGGSLVVLDVLAAEPCDGDCPALDPGTPYVAVLLLSRGWLADNGFVEPLRVVLPDAT; this is encoded by the coding sequence GTGCACCGACACGTCGTCGCGGTTCTGGCCACCTCCGTCGCGTTGTTCTCCGCAGCGTGCTCGTCCGAGGGGCCCGCGCCGGCGCCATCGGCGCAGCCCCTGGGAGACCGTCCCACCGTGGCTGCCGCGACGTCGCTGCCGCCACTCTCGCCCGAGCTCGACGCCCTGCCACGGTCGGAGGTGACCGTGGTGTCGCTGGAGGGGCCCGAGGCGAGGGTTCCGGTCCGCGTCGCAGCTGGCAGGTCGGCAGCGACCCTGGGTCTTCCGGGGGTGTCGCAGCTGCCCGACGGCGTTGGTGTCCTCGTCCGCTTCGAGGACCGAGCCGCGCCGTACGCGCCGGAGACCCTCGGGGCGCCGGTGGACGCCGTGTTCGTGGGTGGGAGCCTCGTCGTCCTCGACGTGCTCGCGGCGGAGCCGTGCGACGGCGACTGCCCGGCACTCGACCCAGGCACGCCGTACGTGGCGGTGCTCCTGCTCTCGCGGGGGTGGCTCGCCGACAACGGGTTCGTCGAGCCGCTGCGCGTGGTGCTGCCCGACGCGACCTGA
- a CDS encoding cell wall-binding repeat-containing protein, which yields MSHVQSRAAWTLVLAVALLLAFLPTTSAALPVLGAPPQPHIEPPPRHTAVRPGADHGRIEISGTADPNATIETAYIVIVDENGVLARRDATDRVLNVGGVLSGNYTLGPLDEDQQSATSLYLEVTTRAGSAAPETGRSNSIPIDITKPFITTWRLVSTDRIEITFSEPVEGPNQPSDWAIGPSGERVCPFESSRPAAVTGTDARRTLTLAVPVGEDATPHVCYNSDVEAYHDGAFNLVSGDSDFADDAIPPRAPRFTHIDGKPLDSNGRVRSNEPTPDVTLDTVTQGHTVHIYLNDGSPGYEPEHDPEVGEAVVTGSGGQVLVENVGGKLPDRRLPEGHNRFFARAEDPSGNLTELADIRTAVYELDSIAPTALAAAATAERVFVSFSEPLFGPNDVSRWCVSTGAPITDVRGSDGSALREVVVAGLTEGDTISYDRCGGSPDPSTRYTDAVGNRLVPFTIPVTGGPVVLIDDVSVSEGDQGDFPVAEFRLSISEPPADHASVTYATFPGSAEADEDYYSLAGSVEFPQGETEDRTVSVPIKGDVLDEFDETFGVVIESKDEHANVLPGADRGTGTILDDDPLAAVSVGDVDVAEGGSAPIEVRLDRPSGKDVTVGWRSRSASATDGLDFTAATGAVTIPAGATSAEVLVEALEDTMHEDDEAFHLVLGNPVNATIGDATGRVTILDDDAPPLLRLSDADAVERDTTLTQARPVATLSAISGRDVAFDWLDVQETATRGTDYRAAPRRVVIPAGSTSAAVSIDVLPDTLVEQDETLRVELSSVSGAEVVDGVATVTILDNDGPTDSDRNGGRDRTETSVEVSRDTFPGTTDNVVIARADAYPDALAGGPLAVELLAPILLTPGDALHQAVRQEIQRLDARTAYLLGGDEAVSPAIAAELQRMGLDVVRIGGENRFETAALIAAELGGADAFVTEGINVDPNRGWPDAVAVSALAAHLRVPILLTRAGDLPVETATAIDALGVGEVTVVGGPVAVSEAVEAQLRQLGTSTERLAGDTRYGTSRAVADRSVEVGMEPRAVWFATGRNWPDSLAAGPAVVQQRHGVLVLIDGLNGFGTAPEIGEFLDVHAENILRIVLVGGEAAISDEVAESILLRIDR from the coding sequence ATGTCCCACGTGCAGAGCCGAGCCGCCTGGACTCTCGTCCTGGCCGTGGCGCTGCTGCTCGCGTTCCTCCCGACGACGAGCGCAGCGCTCCCGGTGCTCGGCGCACCGCCCCAGCCCCACATCGAGCCTCCGCCGCGGCACACGGCCGTCCGTCCCGGTGCGGACCACGGCCGTATCGAGATCAGCGGGACCGCCGACCCCAACGCCACGATCGAGACGGCGTACATCGTCATCGTCGATGAGAACGGCGTCCTCGCTCGCCGCGACGCCACCGATCGCGTCCTCAACGTCGGTGGTGTCCTCAGCGGCAACTACACGCTCGGCCCGCTCGACGAGGACCAGCAGAGCGCCACTTCGCTGTACCTCGAGGTCACCACGCGCGCGGGCTCGGCGGCGCCCGAGACGGGCAGGTCCAACTCGATCCCTATCGACATCACCAAGCCGTTCATCACGACCTGGCGCTTGGTCTCCACCGACCGCATCGAGATCACGTTCAGCGAGCCCGTCGAGGGCCCCAACCAGCCCTCCGACTGGGCCATCGGACCCAGCGGCGAGCGCGTCTGCCCGTTCGAATCGTCTCGGCCAGCCGCGGTCACCGGTACGGACGCGCGCCGGACCCTGACGCTGGCCGTCCCGGTTGGTGAGGACGCGACCCCGCACGTCTGTTACAACTCCGACGTCGAGGCCTACCACGACGGGGCGTTCAACCTCGTCAGCGGGGATTCCGACTTCGCCGACGACGCCATCCCGCCACGCGCCCCGCGCTTCACCCACATCGATGGCAAGCCTCTCGACAGCAACGGACGCGTGCGGTCGAACGAGCCGACCCCGGACGTGACGCTCGACACGGTGACGCAGGGCCACACCGTCCACATCTACCTCAACGACGGCAGTCCCGGCTACGAGCCGGAGCATGACCCCGAGGTCGGCGAGGCGGTGGTGACGGGTTCCGGCGGACAGGTGCTCGTGGAGAACGTGGGCGGGAAACTGCCTGACCGCCGGCTTCCCGAGGGTCACAACCGGTTCTTCGCGCGTGCCGAGGACCCGTCCGGCAACCTGACCGAACTGGCGGACATCCGCACTGCCGTGTACGAGCTCGACTCGATCGCGCCGACGGCGCTGGCTGCGGCGGCCACCGCCGAGCGGGTCTTCGTCTCGTTCAGCGAACCGCTGTTCGGCCCCAACGACGTTTCGCGCTGGTGCGTGTCCACCGGTGCACCGATCACGGACGTGCGTGGAAGCGACGGCAGCGCTCTCCGCGAGGTCGTCGTCGCGGGACTGACCGAGGGCGACACCATCTCGTACGATCGCTGCGGTGGATCCCCCGATCCGTCCACGCGCTACACGGACGCCGTCGGCAACCGTCTGGTGCCGTTCACGATCCCTGTGACCGGTGGTCCCGTCGTGCTCATCGACGACGTCAGCGTGAGCGAGGGTGACCAGGGAGACTTCCCGGTCGCCGAGTTCCGCCTGTCGATCAGCGAGCCACCCGCCGACCATGCTTCGGTCACCTACGCGACGTTCCCGGGTTCGGCGGAAGCCGACGAGGACTACTACTCGCTGGCAGGGAGTGTCGAGTTCCCGCAGGGCGAGACCGAGGATCGCACCGTCAGCGTGCCGATCAAAGGTGATGTGCTCGACGAGTTCGACGAGACCTTCGGGGTCGTCATCGAGTCCAAGGATGAGCACGCGAACGTTCTCCCGGGCGCGGATCGCGGCACCGGCACCATCCTCGACGACGATCCCCTGGCAGCGGTGTCCGTGGGAGACGTGGACGTGGCCGAGGGCGGCTCCGCCCCGATCGAGGTGCGCCTGGACCGCCCGAGCGGCAAGGACGTGACCGTCGGCTGGCGTTCCCGCTCTGCATCTGCGACGGACGGCCTCGACTTCACGGCTGCAACTGGGGCCGTCACGATCCCGGCCGGCGCGACGAGTGCGGAGGTGTTGGTAGAGGCGCTCGAGGACACGATGCACGAGGACGACGAAGCCTTCCACCTCGTCCTCGGCAACCCGGTCAACGCCACCATCGGGGACGCCACCGGACGCGTGACGATCCTGGACGACGACGCGCCTCCGCTGCTGCGGCTCTCGGACGCCGATGCCGTCGAGCGCGACACCACGCTGACGCAAGCCCGCCCCGTAGCGACGCTCTCTGCCATCAGCGGACGCGATGTCGCCTTCGACTGGCTCGACGTGCAAGAGACGGCGACGCGAGGTACCGACTACCGAGCAGCGCCCAGACGGGTCGTCATCCCCGCTGGCTCGACCAGTGCCGCGGTGAGCATCGACGTGCTCCCCGACACCCTCGTCGAACAGGACGAGACGCTGCGCGTCGAGCTGTCCTCGGTGTCCGGTGCCGAGGTGGTCGATGGCGTCGCCACCGTGACGATCCTCGACAACGACGGGCCCACCGACAGCGACCGCAACGGGGGCCGCGACCGCACCGAGACCTCCGTCGAGGTCTCCCGCGACACCTTCCCAGGGACCACCGACAACGTCGTCATCGCACGCGCCGACGCGTACCCCGACGCGCTCGCCGGTGGCCCGCTCGCCGTGGAGCTGTTGGCGCCGATCCTGCTGACGCCGGGCGACGCGTTGCACCAGGCCGTCCGTCAGGAGATCCAGCGGCTCGATGCGCGCACCGCGTACCTGCTCGGCGGCGACGAGGCCGTCTCCCCCGCCATCGCGGCGGAGCTGCAGCGCATGGGCCTCGACGTGGTCCGCATCGGCGGCGAGAACCGCTTCGAGACCGCCGCCCTCATCGCGGCCGAGCTGGGCGGCGCCGACGCGTTCGTGACCGAGGGCATCAACGTCGATCCCAACCGTGGCTGGCCCGACGCGGTGGCGGTTAGCGCCCTCGCGGCGCACCTGCGCGTCCCGATCCTCCTCACCCGTGCCGGTGACCTCCCCGTCGAGACCGCGACCGCCATCGATGCGCTCGGTGTCGGCGAGGTCACGGTCGTGGGTGGACCCGTGGCGGTGTCCGAGGCGGTGGAGGCGCAGCTGCGACAGCTGGGCACCAGCACCGAGCGACTCGCCGGCGACACCCGCTACGGCACGTCGCGGGCGGTCGCGGACCGCTCGGTCGAGGTCGGCATGGAGCCCCGTGCCGTGTGGTTCGCGACCGGCCGCAACTGGCCCGACTCGCTCGCCGCGGGGCCGGCCGTGGTCCAGCAGAGGCACGGCGTGCTGGTCCTCATCGACGGGCTGAACGGGTTCGGGACCGCTCCCGAGATCGGCGAGTTCCTCGACGTGCACGCCGAGAACATCCTGCGCATCGTGCTCGTGGGCGGCGAGGCGGCAATCAGCGACGAGGTCGCCGAATCGATCCTGCTGCGCATCGACCGCTGA
- a CDS encoding SigE family RNA polymerase sigma factor, whose protein sequence is MMSSLSTTAGSARAADAWPPGFVALYHDRYGDMVRLARLIVSRNDVAEELVQDCYLKIAGRWDDIEVHGAYLRRAVANAGRSYLRRHGRLRPLTAAAEPVTGPPEYHDVWRELDRLSPRRRVAVVLRYYEDLDDAEIGRILGCKPATVRSLVHRALKQLEEVLA, encoded by the coding sequence GTGATGTCCTCGCTCTCGACGACCGCCGGCTCGGCCCGGGCTGCGGACGCCTGGCCTCCCGGTTTCGTGGCGCTGTACCACGACCGTTACGGCGACATGGTCCGGCTCGCCCGTCTCATCGTGAGCCGCAACGACGTCGCTGAGGAGCTCGTACAGGACTGCTACCTGAAGATCGCCGGGCGTTGGGACGACATCGAGGTGCACGGGGCGTACCTGCGACGTGCCGTCGCCAACGCGGGGCGGTCCTACCTCCGGCGTCACGGGCGGCTCCGCCCACTGACCGCGGCGGCCGAGCCCGTGACCGGACCGCCCGAGTACCACGATGTCTGGCGCGAGCTGGATCGGCTCAGCCCACGGCGTCGCGTCGCCGTGGTGCTGCGCTACTACGAGGACCTCGACGACGCCGAGATCGGCCGGATCCTCGGCTGCAAGCCCGCCACGGTCCGCTCGCTCGTCCACCGTGCCCTGAAGCAACTCGAGGAGGTGCTGGCATGA
- a CDS encoding class I SAM-dependent methyltransferase has product MDRREAARRTWSLGNYVEIGKRLADAAHHLADLARVGPEMAVLDVGTGSGNVAVACARRGADVTAVDITDAWFDEGRRRAAEGGVTVAWELADAAELPYEDDRFDRVVSSFAMIFAPDHDAVAHEVVRVCRPGGAIAFTAWRPDAPVGRAFDVVRARLPEPPGGWTRAERWGEEAYVEERFADAAMSWGFHPGRIRFNFPSLDVYAAFLLENSGPLIAAREVLEPSGAWNDAFDDMVEELAAANEADDGSYAATQAYLLAVGHIPT; this is encoded by the coding sequence GTGGACCGACGCGAAGCAGCGCGGCGTACCTGGTCGCTGGGCAACTACGTCGAGATCGGCAAGCGCCTCGCCGACGCCGCCCACCACCTCGCCGACCTCGCTCGTGTGGGTCCCGAGATGGCCGTGCTCGACGTGGGGACGGGCTCGGGCAACGTCGCGGTGGCCTGCGCGCGGCGGGGCGCCGACGTCACCGCCGTGGACATCACCGATGCCTGGTTCGACGAGGGTCGCCGCCGCGCCGCGGAGGGCGGGGTGACCGTGGCCTGGGAGCTGGCTGACGCCGCCGAGCTGCCCTACGAGGACGACCGCTTCGACCGGGTCGTGTCGAGCTTCGCCATGATCTTCGCCCCCGACCACGACGCGGTCGCGCACGAGGTGGTGCGCGTGTGCCGACCGGGGGGAGCCATCGCCTTCACCGCCTGGCGCCCAGACGCCCCCGTCGGCAGGGCCTTCGACGTCGTGCGCGCACGCCTACCCGAACCACCTGGAGGCTGGACCCGGGCCGAACGGTGGGGCGAGGAGGCCTACGTCGAGGAGCGCTTCGCCGACGCCGCCATGAGCTGGGGCTTCCACCCCGGACGCATCCGGTTCAACTTCCCGTCACTGGACGTCTACGCCGCGTTCCTGCTCGAGAACTCCGGTCCCCTCATCGCGGCCCGCGAGGTGCTCGAGCCGAGCGGGGCGTGGAACGACGCCTTCGACGACATGGTCGAGGAGCTCGCCGCGGCCAACGAGGCGGACGATGGCAGCTACGCCGCGACCCAGGCCTACCTCCTCGCCGTCGGCCACATCCCCACCTGA
- the dnaK gene encoding molecular chaperone DnaK, which translates to MAKAVGIDLGTTNSVVSTLEGGESTVIPNAEGSRTTPSVVAFGKGGEVLVGEVAKRQAVTNAERTIRSVKRHMGTDWKTDIEGKHYTAQEISARILMKLKRDAESYLGDEVVQAVITVPAYFDDAQRQATKEAGEIAGLEVLRLVAEPTAAALAYGLDKEDDQTILVFDLGGGTFDVSVLEISEGVFEVKSTSGDSHLGGDDWDQAVIDWLVKTFKDNHGPDLSKDNMALQRLKEAAEKAKIELSQAQETSINLPFITATDQGPLHLEQTLSRAKFIELTAHLLDKLRGPFNQAIKDAGGNVGQIDHVILVGGSTRMPAVKDLVKELTGGKEPHQGVNPDEVVAVGAALQAGVLKGEVKDVLLLDVTPLSLGIETKGGIAHKLIERNTTIPTKRSETFTTADDNQPSVEIHVTQGEREMVSDNKSLGKFMLTDIPPAPRGIPQIEVTFDIDANGIVHVNAKDLGTAKEQSMTITGGSALPKENIEQMIKDAEAHAEEDRKRREAAEVRNQADALAYQTGKSLKDHGDKLEAAQKAEVEQALTELREALKGDDTDAIKAKMESLATKSQALAQAIYAATGDQGGAAADAAAGGETAGSSDEVIDAEVVDEGDDQEAAS; encoded by the coding sequence ATGGCCAAGGCCGTCGGCATCGACCTCGGTACGACCAACTCGGTCGTCTCGACCCTCGAAGGTGGCGAGTCCACCGTCATCCCCAACGCGGAGGGCAGCCGCACGACCCCGTCGGTGGTGGCGTTCGGCAAGGGCGGTGAGGTCCTGGTCGGCGAGGTCGCCAAGCGCCAGGCTGTCACCAACGCCGAGCGGACCATCCGGTCGGTGAAGCGCCACATGGGCACCGACTGGAAGACCGACATCGAGGGCAAGCACTACACCGCGCAGGAGATCTCCGCGCGCATCTTGATGAAGCTCAAGCGCGACGCCGAGAGCTACCTCGGTGACGAGGTCGTCCAGGCGGTCATCACCGTCCCGGCGTACTTCGATGACGCCCAGCGTCAGGCCACCAAGGAGGCGGGCGAGATCGCCGGCCTCGAGGTGCTGCGTCTGGTCGCCGAGCCGACCGCGGCGGCGCTGGCGTACGGGCTCGACAAGGAGGATGACCAGACCATCCTCGTGTTCGACCTCGGCGGCGGGACCTTCGACGTCTCGGTGCTCGAGATCAGCGAGGGCGTGTTCGAGGTCAAGTCCACCTCCGGGGACAGCCACCTCGGCGGTGACGACTGGGACCAGGCGGTCATCGACTGGCTCGTCAAGACCTTCAAGGACAACCACGGGCCCGACCTGTCGAAGGACAACATGGCCCTGCAGCGACTCAAGGAAGCGGCGGAGAAGGCCAAGATCGAGCTGAGCCAGGCACAGGAGACCTCGATCAACCTGCCCTTCATCACCGCGACCGACCAGGGTCCACTGCACCTCGAGCAGACCCTGTCGCGCGCCAAGTTCATCGAGCTGACCGCGCACCTGCTCGACAAGCTCCGCGGCCCGTTCAACCAGGCCATCAAGGACGCCGGCGGTAACGTCGGCCAGATCGACCACGTCATCCTCGTCGGCGGCTCCACCCGGATGCCCGCCGTCAAGGACCTCGTCAAGGAGCTGACCGGCGGCAAGGAGCCCCACCAGGGCGTCAACCCCGACGAGGTGGTGGCGGTCGGGGCGGCGCTGCAGGCCGGGGTGCTCAAGGGCGAGGTCAAGGACGTCCTGCTGCTCGACGTGACGCCACTGTCCCTCGGCATCGAGACCAAGGGCGGCATCGCTCACAAGCTGATCGAGCGCAACACCACCATCCCCACCAAGCGGTCCGAGACCTTCACGACCGCCGACGACAACCAGCCGTCGGTCGAGATCCACGTCACCCAGGGCGAGCGCGAGATGGTCAGCGACAACAAGTCGCTCGGCAAGTTCATGCTGACCGACATCCCGCCCGCGCCTCGCGGCATCCCGCAGATCGAGGTCACGTTCGACATCGATGCCAACGGCATCGTGCACGTCAACGCCAAGGACCTCGGCACGGCCAAGGAGCAGTCGATGACCATCACCGGCGGCTCGGCACTGCCCAAGGAGAACATCGAGCAGATGATCAAGGACGCCGAGGCGCACGCGGAGGAGGACCGCAAGCGGCGCGAGGCCGCCGAGGTCAGGAACCAAGCCGACGCCCTGGCGTACCAGACCGGCAAGAGCCTCAAGGACCACGGTGACAAGCTCGAGGCGGCCCAGAAGGCCGAGGTCGAGCAGGCGCTCACCGAGCTCCGCGAGGCGCTGAAGGGCGACGACACCGACGCCATCAAGGCCAAGATGGAGTCGCTCGCGACCAAGTCCCAGGCGCTGGCCCAGGCGATCTACGCCGCGACCGGCGACCAGGGTGGAGCCGCCGCTGATGCTGCCGCCGGCGGCGAGACGGCTGGCTCCTCCGACGAGGTCATCGACGCCGAGGTCGTCGACGAAGGCGACGACCAGGAAGCGGCGTCGTGA
- a CDS encoding Hsp20/alpha crystallin family protein: MATDMSRWTGRELAGLQDEVGRMFSQVFGSSDAPVTSAGAWSPALDVEETDAEFILHVELPGMSPDDVEISIEESVLTITGERRFYDDRSEEGFRRVERRYGRFHRAVRLPDRVKADEIDASYRDGLVTITVPKAPEARPRRIKVTHA, translated from the coding sequence ATGGCAACCGATATGTCACGTTGGACCGGCCGGGAGCTGGCGGGCCTCCAGGACGAGGTCGGCCGCATGTTCAGCCAGGTGTTCGGCTCGTCCGACGCGCCGGTGACGTCCGCCGGCGCGTGGAGCCCGGCCCTCGACGTCGAGGAGACCGACGCGGAGTTCATCCTCCACGTCGAGCTCCCGGGCATGTCGCCCGATGACGTCGAGATCTCGATCGAGGAGAGCGTGCTCACCATCACCGGTGAGCGGCGCTTCTACGACGACCGCAGCGAGGAGGGCTTCCGCCGGGTCGAGCGGCGCTACGGCCGCTTCCACCGCGCCGTGCGGCTGCCCGACCGTGTCAAGGCCGACGAGATCGACGCGAGCTACCGCGACGGCCTCGTCACGATCACGGTGCCCAAGGCCCCTGAGGCCCGACCGCGACGGATCAAGGTGACCCACGCCTGA
- a CDS encoding nucleotide exchange factor GrpE, with protein MEEHTHHDAPADPEVPAGTEVPEAADETTREAIDDTAARASAAETIAADSTDSSDDSGGSVDQAQNVADPLAAITAERDEYLADLQRVQAEFDNFRKRVMREGTAQRTAGVAEVVTKLLDVLDDFDMAVLSVDKTDDVASLHKGLELVYSKLIATIRSLGVVRVDDTGVPFDPERHEAVASVEAAGEPHDEPLVVDVLRPGYLLGERVLRAAMVKVEK; from the coding sequence ATGGAGGAGCACACCCACCACGACGCCCCGGCGGACCCCGAGGTCCCCGCGGGCACCGAGGTCCCGGAGGCGGCCGACGAGACCACCCGCGAGGCGATCGACGACACCGCGGCTCGCGCGTCAGCGGCGGAGACCATCGCCGCTGACTCGACCGACAGCTCCGACGACAGCGGCGGCTCCGTGGACCAGGCGCAGAACGTGGCCGACCCGCTCGCCGCCATCACGGCCGAGCGCGACGAGTACCTGGCCGATCTGCAACGCGTCCAGGCCGAGTTCGACAACTTCCGCAAACGCGTCATGCGCGAGGGCACCGCACAGCGCACCGCAGGCGTCGCCGAGGTCGTGACCAAGCTGCTGGACGTGCTCGACGACTTCGACATGGCGGTGCTGTCGGTCGACAAGACCGACGACGTCGCGTCGCTGCACAAGGGACTCGAGCTGGTCTACAGCAAGCTCATCGCCACGATCCGCTCGCTCGGCGTCGTGCGCGTCGACGACACCGGCGTGCCCTTCGACCCCGAGCGTCACGAGGCGGTGGCTTCGGTCGAGGCCGCTGGCGAGCCCCACGACGAGCCGCTCGTGGTCGACGTGCTCCGCCCCGGCTACCTGCTCGGTGAGCGGGTGCTGCGCGCCGCCATGGTCAAGGTCGAGAAGTAG
- the dnaJ gene encoding molecular chaperone DnaJ, whose translation MASQDWLDKDFYAVLGVSQDASAAEIKKAYRKLAQQLHPDANKDPDAEERFKAVNEAYAVLGDDDKRKEYDELRRLGAMHGGFGAGYGGAAGFDGDLGDLLRGFFGTGGGSGGGGFGPGMGARRRTARKGADLRADVHLTFEEALKGVRTTLRVTGDGICERCNGTGAKPGSQPRRCPECGGSGGIAVNQGPFSIAQPCPTCNGGGTVVDEPCEVCGGSGRDVKPRELSVRIPAGVKDGAVIRLQGRGAPGAFGAPAGDVLVRVHVASHPVFGRKGDDVTVEVPITYSEAALGTKLRVPDPEGGATTIKIPAGTATGRTFRLRGKGAPTRAGGRGDLLATVRVEVPSKLSKAQRDLIQQLGEHDDTSARDERMGV comes from the coding sequence GTGGCATCCCAGGACTGGCTCGACAAGGACTTCTACGCCGTGCTCGGCGTGAGCCAGGACGCCTCGGCTGCCGAGATCAAGAAGGCCTACCGCAAGCTCGCCCAGCAGCTGCACCCCGACGCCAACAAGGACCCCGACGCCGAGGAGCGGTTCAAGGCGGTCAACGAGGCCTACGCCGTGCTCGGCGACGACGACAAGCGCAAGGAGTACGACGAGCTGCGTCGACTCGGAGCCATGCACGGAGGCTTCGGGGCGGGCTACGGCGGTGCAGCGGGTTTCGACGGTGACCTCGGCGATCTGCTCCGAGGGTTCTTCGGCACCGGCGGCGGTAGCGGCGGCGGCGGGTTCGGTCCGGGCATGGGCGCCCGCCGCCGCACCGCCCGCAAGGGCGCCGACCTCCGGGCGGACGTGCACCTCACGTTCGAGGAGGCCCTCAAGGGCGTCCGCACGACGCTGCGGGTGACCGGCGACGGCATCTGCGAGCGCTGCAACGGCACCGGGGCCAAGCCCGGCAGCCAGCCCCGTCGCTGTCCGGAGTGCGGGGGCTCGGGTGGCATCGCGGTCAACCAGGGCCCGTTCTCGATCGCGCAGCCCTGCCCCACCTGCAACGGCGGCGGCACCGTCGTCGACGAGCCCTGCGAGGTCTGCGGCGGGTCGGGTCGGGACGTCAAGCCCCGCGAGCTGTCGGTCCGCATCCCGGCCGGCGTCAAGGACGGCGCCGTGATCCGGCTGCAGGGCCGGGGCGCGCCCGGCGCGTTCGGGGCGCCCGCCGGGGACGTGCTGGTCCGCGTCCACGTCGCGTCGCATCCCGTGTTCGGCCGCAAGGGCGACGACGTCACCGTCGAGGTGCCGATCACCTACTCGGAGGCGGCCCTCGGCACCAAGCTGCGGGTTCCCGACCCCGAGGGCGGGGCCACCACCATCAAGATCCCAGCGGGGACCGCCACGGGACGCACGTTCCGCCTCCGTGGCAAGGGCGCCCCGACCCGCGCCGGAGGACGGGGAGACCTGCTCGCCACCGTCCGGGTCGAGGTCCCGTCCAAGCTGTCGAAGGCCCAGCGCGATCTGATCCAGCAGCTCGGCGAGCACGACGACACCTCCGCGCGCGACGAGCGGATGGGGGTGTGA
- a CDS encoding MerR family transcriptional regulator produces the protein MHPQTLRGYERKGLIDPARTEGNTRRYSRRDVDRLRLIQHLTQEEGLNLAGVRMVLQMAEELESGRRRIAELERMIQELYRRLQDDVEAAHRSHRYELVPVAGTDVQPHRVPRRQGRRPT, from the coding sequence ATGCACCCGCAGACCCTGCGCGGGTACGAGCGCAAGGGCCTGATCGACCCGGCACGGACCGAGGGCAACACGCGCCGCTACAGCCGCCGCGACGTCGATCGGCTGCGGTTGATCCAGCACCTGACCCAGGAGGAGGGCCTCAACCTCGCCGGGGTGCGGATGGTGCTGCAGATGGCGGAGGAGCTCGAGTCGGGCCGGCGCCGCATCGCTGAACTCGAGCGCATGATCCAGGAGCTGTACCGCCGTCTCCAGGACGATGTCGAGGCGGCCCACCGTAGCCACCGCTACGAACTCGTCCCCGTCGCCGGAACCGACGTCCAACCCCACCGCGTCCCGCGTCGCCAGGGGCGCCGACCGACCTAA